A single Vidua chalybeata isolate OUT-0048 chromosome 20, bVidCha1 merged haplotype, whole genome shotgun sequence DNA region contains:
- the SMYD4 gene encoding SET and MYND domain-containing protein 4 isoform X1 has protein sequence MALPVAEWRGRAARLWAALDPALRERLAAASLHDAVRLGCDLLRTEEEAALAQLCHRAATDKKPEAASWYREQGNREFKRGRYQAALRLYSKAASHELPGSPEVSVCFANRSAALLHLGHFEVCLEDIARAESHGYPDRLLPKVLLRKAECLLCLGRLQDAQDILRVLESKIALDGVMTTHLTRLKKLSQLKVKLGEKERCPEPAQEACGGIQGKPEIWEENSRISGASSSLGLGFDAERGRHLVASQDIVPGQSLVKEEAFVSVLCPGESLPLQDGDTAWDTGATNADLYCHRCLRQLLASVPCQGCSYAKYCSQDCADMAWQQYHRTECSLGALLLTLGVFCHVALRTVLLAGFAEVSRLVAWSHCGDKSLQNPEASCKPLSEAADAGAGSRGVPGCDSNGRYQSSYQALFHLLPHAEQHSPEHKFLCTLTVVAICKQLQAAGLEAAVLSQESPQQQPKPKTCENTSDGLSPELKTVAEAMLRHVLQLQCNAQAITVMQELGPGDGAVVDKKPVRLATAFFPVLSLLNHSCCPNTSVSFSGIAATVRASQPISSGQEVFHCYGPHWCRMRVAERQQLLRQYFFECRCPACLEELESGVKSVVSIRNSFCCPKCQAQMQGEEDILCCSNEACATSTSRDHLSGRLQDLQHQIKKALGLLRVGKADQAIKMLLKCQMDAGTFLSPEHLLMGEMEDHLAQVYATLGKWQEAARHLKKSIEIVEMHHGPLSVETGHELFKLAQILFNGFAVSEALSTIQRAEGILSVHFGPQNAQIQELQEMKACLSELPRNILQRT, from the exons GACCGAGGAGGAGGCAGCCCTGGCGCAGTTGTGCCACCGGGCAGCCACGGACAAGAAGCCGGAGGCCGCGAGCTGGTACCGGGAGCAGGGCAACCGGGAATTCAAGCGGGGCCGGTACCAGGCTGCCCTGAGGCTCTACTCCAAG GCAGCATCCCACGAGCTCCCTGGGAGCCCCGAGGTGTCCGTGTGCTTTGCCAACCGCTCGGCCGCCCTCCTGCACCTGGGGCACTTTGAG GTTTGTTTGGAAGATATTGCCAGGGCTGAAAGCCATGGCTATCCAGACAGGCTTCTGCCCAAGGTCCTGCTGCGGAAAGCTGAGTgtctgctgtgcctggggaggtTACAGGATGCACAGGATATCCTCAGAGTGCTGGAGAGTAAAATTGCTCTGGATGGGGTCATGACTACACACCTGACACGGCTGAAAAAGTTAAGTCAGCTGAAGGTTAAATTAGGTGAGAAAGAGAGGTGTCCAGAGCCTGCACAAGAAGCATGTGGTGGCATTCAAGGGAAGCCAGAGATCTGGGAAGAGAACAGCAGGATTTCAGGTGCATCTTCATCCCTGGGCTTGGGTTTTGATGCAGAGAGAGGACGTCACTTGGTGGCCTCCCAGGACATCGTGCCAGGACAGAGCCTGGTGAAAGAGGAGGCCTTTGTGAGcgtgctgtgccctggggagaGCCTTCCCCTGCAGGATGGTGACACAGCGTGGGACACTGGAGCCACCAACGCGGACCTTTACTGCCACCGCTGTctgaggcagctcctggcctCGGTGCCTTGCCAGGGCTGCAGTTATGCCAAGTACTGCAGCCAGGACTGTGCAGACATGGCGTGGCAGCAGTACCACAGGACAGAGTGTTCCCTGGGAGCGCTGCTCCTCACCCTGGGGGTCTTCTGCCACGTGGCCTTGAGGACTGTCCTGCTGGCAGGATTTGCAGAGGTCAGCAGGCTGGTGGCGTGGTCCCACTGTGGGGACAAGAGCCTTCAGAACCCTGAAGCAAGCTGCAAGCCTCTCAGCGAGGCAGCAGATGCAGGAGCTGGTAGCAGAGGTGTCCCTGGTTGTGACAGCAATGGTCGGTACCAGAGCTCTTACCAAGCTCTGTTCCACCTTTTGCCCCAcgctgagcagcacagccctgagcacaaGTTCCTCTGCACGCTCACTGTGGTAGCTATATGCAAACAGCTGCAAGCAGCTGGCCTGGAGGCTGCTGTGTTGAGTCAGGAATCgcctcagcagcagcccaaaCCAAAGACATGTGAGAACACCTCAGATGGATTGTCCCCAGAGCTGAAGACTGTGGCAGAAGCAATGCTGAGGCACGTGTTGCAGCTGCAGTGTAATGCACAAGCAATCACTGTAATGCAGGAGTTGg gGCCTGGAGATGGGGCTGTTGTAGATAAGAAGCCTGTGAGGCTGGCAACAGCCTTCTTCCCTGTCCTCAGCCTCCTGAACCACTCGTGCTGCCCCAATACCAGCGTGTCATTCAGTGGGATAGCTGCTACTGTCAGGGCATCTCAGCCAATCTCAAGTGGCCAAGAGGTTTTTCATTGCTATG GGCCTCACTGGTGTAGGATGAGGGTTGCTGAGAGACAGCAGCTTCTCAGGCAGTATTTCTTCGAGTGTCGCTGCCCGGCGTGCCTTGAGGAGTTAGAGTCTGGTGTCAAGAGTGTGGTGTCCATCAGAAATTCATTCTGCTGTCCCAAATGCCAGGCCCAAATGCAG GGGGAAGAAGATATTCTTTGTTGTTCAAATGAAGCTTGTGCAACCTCAACCAGCAGAGATCACTTGTCTGGCCGTTTACAGGACCTTCAGCACCAAATCAAGAAAGCTTTAGGCCTGCTAAGAGTCGGGAAGGCTG atcAGGCTATCAAAATGCTCCTGAAGTGTCAGATGGATGCTGGAACCTTCTTGTCTCCAGAGCATTTACTGATGGGAGAAATGGAGGATCATCTGGCACAGGTCTATGCTACTCTTG GGAAGTGGCAGGAAGCAGCCAGACACCTGAAGAAGAGTATTGAGATTGTGGAAATGCACCATGGGCCATTGAGTGTAGAAACAGGCCATGAACTTTTCAAGCTGGCACAAATCCTCTTCAATGG ATTTGCAGTTTCTGAAGCTCTGAGCACAATTCAAAGAGCAGAAGGGATTTTGTCAGTGCACTTTGGTCCTCAGAATGCTCAGATCCAGGAACTACAAGAGATGAAGGCCTGCCTGTCAGAGCTTCCCAGAAACATCCTTCAGAGGACTTAA
- the SMYD4 gene encoding SET and MYND domain-containing protein 4 isoform X2 — protein MALPVAEWRGRAARLWAALDPALRERLAAASLHDAVRLGCDLLRTEEEAALAQLCHRAATDKKPEAASWYREQGNREFKRGRYQAALRLYSKVCLEDIARAESHGYPDRLLPKVLLRKAECLLCLGRLQDAQDILRVLESKIALDGVMTTHLTRLKKLSQLKVKLGEKERCPEPAQEACGGIQGKPEIWEENSRISGASSSLGLGFDAERGRHLVASQDIVPGQSLVKEEAFVSVLCPGESLPLQDGDTAWDTGATNADLYCHRCLRQLLASVPCQGCSYAKYCSQDCADMAWQQYHRTECSLGALLLTLGVFCHVALRTVLLAGFAEVSRLVAWSHCGDKSLQNPEASCKPLSEAADAGAGSRGVPGCDSNGRYQSSYQALFHLLPHAEQHSPEHKFLCTLTVVAICKQLQAAGLEAAVLSQESPQQQPKPKTCENTSDGLSPELKTVAEAMLRHVLQLQCNAQAITVMQELGPGDGAVVDKKPVRLATAFFPVLSLLNHSCCPNTSVSFSGIAATVRASQPISSGQEVFHCYGPHWCRMRVAERQQLLRQYFFECRCPACLEELESGVKSVVSIRNSFCCPKCQAQMQGEEDILCCSNEACATSTSRDHLSGRLQDLQHQIKKALGLLRVGKADQAIKMLLKCQMDAGTFLSPEHLLMGEMEDHLAQVYATLGKWQEAARHLKKSIEIVEMHHGPLSVETGHELFKLAQILFNGFAVSEALSTIQRAEGILSVHFGPQNAQIQELQEMKACLSELPRNILQRT, from the exons GACCGAGGAGGAGGCAGCCCTGGCGCAGTTGTGCCACCGGGCAGCCACGGACAAGAAGCCGGAGGCCGCGAGCTGGTACCGGGAGCAGGGCAACCGGGAATTCAAGCGGGGCCGGTACCAGGCTGCCCTGAGGCTCTACTCCAAG GTTTGTTTGGAAGATATTGCCAGGGCTGAAAGCCATGGCTATCCAGACAGGCTTCTGCCCAAGGTCCTGCTGCGGAAAGCTGAGTgtctgctgtgcctggggaggtTACAGGATGCACAGGATATCCTCAGAGTGCTGGAGAGTAAAATTGCTCTGGATGGGGTCATGACTACACACCTGACACGGCTGAAAAAGTTAAGTCAGCTGAAGGTTAAATTAGGTGAGAAAGAGAGGTGTCCAGAGCCTGCACAAGAAGCATGTGGTGGCATTCAAGGGAAGCCAGAGATCTGGGAAGAGAACAGCAGGATTTCAGGTGCATCTTCATCCCTGGGCTTGGGTTTTGATGCAGAGAGAGGACGTCACTTGGTGGCCTCCCAGGACATCGTGCCAGGACAGAGCCTGGTGAAAGAGGAGGCCTTTGTGAGcgtgctgtgccctggggagaGCCTTCCCCTGCAGGATGGTGACACAGCGTGGGACACTGGAGCCACCAACGCGGACCTTTACTGCCACCGCTGTctgaggcagctcctggcctCGGTGCCTTGCCAGGGCTGCAGTTATGCCAAGTACTGCAGCCAGGACTGTGCAGACATGGCGTGGCAGCAGTACCACAGGACAGAGTGTTCCCTGGGAGCGCTGCTCCTCACCCTGGGGGTCTTCTGCCACGTGGCCTTGAGGACTGTCCTGCTGGCAGGATTTGCAGAGGTCAGCAGGCTGGTGGCGTGGTCCCACTGTGGGGACAAGAGCCTTCAGAACCCTGAAGCAAGCTGCAAGCCTCTCAGCGAGGCAGCAGATGCAGGAGCTGGTAGCAGAGGTGTCCCTGGTTGTGACAGCAATGGTCGGTACCAGAGCTCTTACCAAGCTCTGTTCCACCTTTTGCCCCAcgctgagcagcacagccctgagcacaaGTTCCTCTGCACGCTCACTGTGGTAGCTATATGCAAACAGCTGCAAGCAGCTGGCCTGGAGGCTGCTGTGTTGAGTCAGGAATCgcctcagcagcagcccaaaCCAAAGACATGTGAGAACACCTCAGATGGATTGTCCCCAGAGCTGAAGACTGTGGCAGAAGCAATGCTGAGGCACGTGTTGCAGCTGCAGTGTAATGCACAAGCAATCACTGTAATGCAGGAGTTGg gGCCTGGAGATGGGGCTGTTGTAGATAAGAAGCCTGTGAGGCTGGCAACAGCCTTCTTCCCTGTCCTCAGCCTCCTGAACCACTCGTGCTGCCCCAATACCAGCGTGTCATTCAGTGGGATAGCTGCTACTGTCAGGGCATCTCAGCCAATCTCAAGTGGCCAAGAGGTTTTTCATTGCTATG GGCCTCACTGGTGTAGGATGAGGGTTGCTGAGAGACAGCAGCTTCTCAGGCAGTATTTCTTCGAGTGTCGCTGCCCGGCGTGCCTTGAGGAGTTAGAGTCTGGTGTCAAGAGTGTGGTGTCCATCAGAAATTCATTCTGCTGTCCCAAATGCCAGGCCCAAATGCAG GGGGAAGAAGATATTCTTTGTTGTTCAAATGAAGCTTGTGCAACCTCAACCAGCAGAGATCACTTGTCTGGCCGTTTACAGGACCTTCAGCACCAAATCAAGAAAGCTTTAGGCCTGCTAAGAGTCGGGAAGGCTG atcAGGCTATCAAAATGCTCCTGAAGTGTCAGATGGATGCTGGAACCTTCTTGTCTCCAGAGCATTTACTGATGGGAGAAATGGAGGATCATCTGGCACAGGTCTATGCTACTCTTG GGAAGTGGCAGGAAGCAGCCAGACACCTGAAGAAGAGTATTGAGATTGTGGAAATGCACCATGGGCCATTGAGTGTAGAAACAGGCCATGAACTTTTCAAGCTGGCACAAATCCTCTTCAATGG ATTTGCAGTTTCTGAAGCTCTGAGCACAATTCAAAGAGCAGAAGGGATTTTGTCAGTGCACTTTGGTCCTCAGAATGCTCAGATCCAGGAACTACAAGAGATGAAGGCCTGCCTGTCAGAGCTTCCCAGAAACATCCTTCAGAGGACTTAA